The Patescibacteria group bacterium genome contains the following window.
TGCTTCTTTCTTTATGCTTTCCGTTAAGAGTTTTCGGAATGCTAATGTTTGCGCTGTGTCCATTGTCAGTACGTAATGTGCATTAAAGAGGATTCCCACCTTTCGATTGGAATAACACTTCTAAACCTACCATGCGAATCGAAGCCACGCAAGAGGTCAATCCCCTCGGCTGATGCGCAAGATTTCTTCAATACTTGTAAACCCCCTAAGGCCTTTGAGAATCGCGTCTTGTTTGAATGTCACATGTCCCTGCCGCTTCATTTCTTTTTGAAGTTCGTCAACAGAAAATTTCCTACCCATCAATTCTTCAAGTTGGGGGGACATACCAAGCACCTCTGACACAACCGTCCGACCCTTATAACCGCTATTCTTGCATTTGTCGCATCCGCCAGGGCGGTAAAATTGCAACGATGCCCCTAAAGGAATATCAGTAAGAATATCTTTTGAAGTAATTGCTTCTATTTCTGTCCGGAATTCTTTCTCAAGATGTGGGGGTAAATCAGCAGCCTTTTTGCATTCTTGACAGAGCTTTCTCACCAACCGTTGGGCAAAAATGGTATTCAATGAAGCTGCGATCAAAAACGGCTCTACACCCATATCAATAAGGCGAGGGATAACCCCAAGGACATCTTTGGCATGAATAGTGGAAAGCATAAAGTGTCCGGTAAGAGCAGCTTGAGTTGCAAGTTCCGCGGTTTCACGATCGCGAATTTCACCGACCATCACGATATTCGGATCTTGGCGCAAGATAGCGCGCAGGCCTCCCGCAAACGTAAGGCCGACTTCCGTGTTGATCTGGACTTGATTGACGCCTTTCATAAAATATTCAACCGGATCTTCCAGTGTTGTAATGTTAACGCCTTCTTTATTGAGCGCCGAAAGCACTGCAAAAAGCGTCGTTGATTTGCCGGATCCAGTCGGTCCGCTTACAAGCACCACGCCGCTTGGACGTTCCATAATTTTCTTAAGCGCATCCAACGGATGCTGCCAAAAACCAAGTTCCTCGGGAGTAAATACTTTTTCTGTTGTAGGCAGGATACGCATCACAACCTTCTCATGCATGCCAAGCATGGGCAGCGTGGAAACGCGAAGATTCACATCTTCACCGTAGGCGACAAAACGGATGCGGCCGTCTTGCGGAATGCGCGTTTCATCGATTTTCAATTGTGCAAGCACCTTAATGCGCGCAACAATATTGGCATGGTGTGTTGCCGATAATGTCAAAAAAGTCTGTAGTACGCCATCGATACGGAAACGAATCCGTGATTCATCTTGAGCCGGCTCAATATGGATATCTGATGTTCCCACACTTACTGCCTCCTGAATGATAGATGCAACAATCTGTGCGATGGGAGCCTTGCGGATAATTTCAGAAAGGCGAGGGCGTTTTGCCACAACCACTTTTTCCGTTTCGAGCGTTTTGAGAGCAGTTGCTACTTCGTGTTTGAACTCGACATATCCGCGCAATACATTGCGGTATCCCGCAAGCGTCGTGATATAGAGCTTGTGTTTATACCCTTCGCTTTTTACCCAGAAATCAATAGCTTCCAACGCACGAAAATCACTGGGATCAACAAGCGCAATCTTAACCTCCTTATCTTTCTTTTCAAATAAGACAAGGGAATAGTTTTCGGCAACAGTCTGGGGAATAGTTGATAAAATCTCAAATGATACTTTTTCTTTTTCCAAATCAATGAACGGCAACCCATAGAGCTCGCCTTTAGCTGCCGCAAGGTCTTTCGCGCTCAAAAGGCCGCGTTTGACAAGTAATTCTTCCGGATCAGTGTGGCTTTTTCGCGCCTCATCAAGAATAATTTGGATTTTGTCACCCGCAACTGCCTTCTTTTCCAAAAGGAACTGAAAGAGCTTCTGTTGGCTTTGATTGAATGGTGTTATAAGCGGCACACAATAGAAATTATTCGCTAAAAGGTTTTGGATTGCCTACCACTCCCACGTCAATAGGAGTGGGAAGAGGGTTTTTCAACTGTTGAAACAACTCGGTGTCAATAAGTGATTTCCTCCAATCGACTTTTTTGATAATGACTTTCGCTTTTTGCTCCATTTCACCCACTACCACTTGCGGTGGGGCATTTTTCTTCACGATCATAAAAAGTACTGCAACAGTTGCGGCTATGCTTATCAGGGAAACGACAATAAGAAACTGATCGCGCGTAAGACGTTTTCCTTTGTGGGTTTCTTTAGTACCTTCGACTTTTTTTTCTTCAAATGGCATAGCTTGTTTTATTACTTCGTTTCATTATAATAGACCCTCATCGTAAGGCTTAGAAACTTTCCGCGAGGATCGAAGTCAACTGTTGTCACATCTGTCAAGCGCATTGACACTTCCAAATAATGGAGTATCTCTTTCATTTTTTCATATCCCACTCCCGACATCTTCATGCTGATGATGGATGATTTGACGCCCTGTACTGACGACGACGCGCTTTCAAGATTTCCGATATCAATAGATTGCACACCAACATTCATCTCACGGCCAAAACGTTCGAAGATAGCATAAATAGTCGGAATGTCAAGACCTGACGGCACTATGGTATCAATAATATTGGATTGCGATCCGTTGCCATATTCATCATACAAGTCTTCAAGGGGACGGAGCTGTGCTGCATAGATTTTCCTTTTATCCAAAAGCTCTCGAGCTGTGTCGATATTACTGCCTCCTCCGGGAAGGTATTTGTTTAATTCTGGTTTAAGCAGAAAGAAATACGTCGGCGCCAAGATACTTGCAAAAATAATAACAATAACAACAGGCATCACCTTGCCAAGAACTGTCGCAGCTGGATTGATAAGTTGTTTTTTTTCTCCTGCCATAAAATCATCTGTTAGTGGAAATTCGTTGCGCAGCATTTTTTTGAAGCACTAAATTCATAGAAAAATTTACACCGCTAATTTTTCCTTCCGAATCAAGAACGGCGGAAGCATTAGATATTTCTGCGCCACTGATAAATTCTTTTGATCGGGTAAACGACATAAGTTGCCTTCCAAGCGTCGTATAATCTCTCGCCACACCATTCACGCTTATCGACATATTGGGAGCTATAGAAATATTGATATAAGAGACTTCGGGCAGTGTAGCATTCTCGATTTTTTTGAACACATCGGACCAATACAGGTGTTCATCGAACAATGATTTAATAGCAACAAGCTTTGACTGGAATGCAATAAGCTCTTTCGACCTGCTTTCAAGTTTGCTAATTTCTTTTTCAACATCGGGCAGGGGACTTGTAACCGTTTCAAATGTCCGCTTTTGCAACTGACCATAAATAAGCACTCCCCCATAGGAAAGCGCTGCAAGCGCCAATGCGGCTACCACACTGATAGTAACGGTCTTAATACTCTTTTTTTCAATCTTTTTGGCTGCTTCCTTCATGATTTCTTTGGTCGCCAAATTCACCGTTACTGCAGACTTGCCGTCCGGCCGTTTCGCTTTCTTCTCTTTTTTTTCTTTCTCTTCATCGCGCTTCGGCGTTAGCGCAAGGTTAAGAAAATTTACATCTTCAGGCATAGGTAGTATTTATGCTAAAGTACTTCACGGAGCGCAAGACCGATTGATACGGAAAATTTCGGTCCGATTGTTGCCAATAACGGCTTAAGATCCTGTTGAAAATGCACACGCTCCCATGGATCTCCCAACACCACGCGCATATCAAGAACTTTTGAGAAATAATCAGCAATACCCGGCAATAATGCCGTACCTCCGGTTAAAATAATCTTTTCAATGGCTCCTGTTGCTTTGTCGGATGGCTTGACTGCATGATCTCGATACAAGTCGAGCGTGTAACGGATTTCGTGAAGAATCGGTTCAATACTGCTTTTTAAAATATCCGGTACGCCTCCCGCGCCAGAAGATTCATCATACGACAGGAGTCCTATATCCCTTTTAAGCTGTTCTGCTCTTTTTTGGTTGATATTGAGGCTATTCATAATGGCTCGTGTCATGGCATACCCTCCCGATTCAATACTGCGTCCCAGAAAGGGAACGGCATTTTCCACAATAATGAGATCTGTCGTTGCTGCACCAATCTCTACAATCATATGCTCGCCAGTATCGTCACCCACCAACGCCCGTGCTATTGCAAACATTTCCGTTTCAAGACTTTTCAGCGTAAGTCCGCTTTTCTGAAAGATCTCAGTATACCTATTAACCATTTCCCGTGATGCTCCCGTTACTAATATCTTGTATTGCGGTTGTTCTTCAGGTTCTTTTGATTCTTCCTTTTTTTTCTTCCCGATAGAAATCCCAAACCCGCCTTTTTTGGGGGGCGCATTGAGTATGCGGTAATCAAGAACAATTTCTTCAAGCGGCAGCGGGATGATTTTCTTCGCCTCCCAATGGATTGCGGAGGCAAGCTCTTCTTTCTTCATCGCCGGCAGTGTCATAAGTGATGTAAAAACAGAATACGTCGGCAGGGCGGCAATAGCAGAAGCAGTGCTACACTGGCTTTTTTGAAAGATTTGATTAATGAAATGTGCTATCGCTGTCGTATCCTGCCGCTCAATACCCAATATCTCCCCTTCGAAATGGTCTACAAACCCATAGGTAACAAGCTCAGCTACGCCTTCTTTTTTCCGCAGCTCGATAAGCTTGATACTTGACGTGCCAATATCAACTCCGATAACACTTACTTCTTTTTTTCCGAACAATCCCATTGTGGTTAAAATCAAAAATAACGTTCATGCGCTCCTATCATAAGTATACCATATCTCGTACGCTACGGCGACCATGTGGGCATTTTTTTCATCACATCCGATAATCCCGGGGGCATACTCACAAGAAGCCTGCCGTCATAGCTGATTTCCTCCGACCCGTCGCCTTCATAAACTCGCTCGAAAACAAACCCTTTTGCAATCATCATGCCATTGATCAGAAGTGGCAGTGCTCCGTCTGCCGCAAAGGAACAATCATTTCCATTGCTCGTTATCGCACCAGAAACACTGCGTACCGTTTCGTACTTTCCGGTGCCCGTATACATTTTATTCTCGGCAAAGAAAACACCGACAGCTTGAGATGTATATTGATTAATACTTTTACTCATGCAATCGGAAAAAAAGATATTCCCCGTTACACCTGTAGTATCATCGCTTTTTTTAAGGACAATCCATGCAACAGAAGCAAGCTTAGTAAGCTGATTAACTTGCGATGATTCGTAGTAGAGGCTGGAATCTATCTTGAGATTACCTCCGTTAACAACAAACGTAACACCCCCCTTTCCTTGAGCCGCATCGGCGATATTAAGAAATTTCATGGGATTGGTAACATGGAAATCCTTATTGTTTATGACAACAACAGTATTGGAAAGCGCATTGCAATGTTGAATGCCACCAATAAGGTTGCAGCCGTTCCCGCCATCGAGAATCGCGTCGGTTATTTCCACGTTTGCATTTTCGAGCACCTTTACCGGGTTACCGTAGGAGTTTTTGTTTGCACTATTTCTTTTGATAAGCTTTCCAATATCAAGAGACCCTATGGAGCTGCGCAACACTGCAGATGACGCATCCGCGCCCTCCTGTCGCTTTAAGACAGGCTGTGTTATTTCGGTCTTGGTAGTATCGTCTTCGGAGGAAGTTGGTGGTAATTTTTTTGTTCTACGGTGTTTTTTCAGCTGTTTCGACTCTCTCTCGTCGTCGTCATCGTCGTCGTCGGTATCTTCTTTTATTTTTTTAGAAAATTGCTTGCATGCGGCAGAGCTCAAATCACGGCATAATTCCTGCCAACCGGCATTTTTTTTGGGAGTATATAGAAGATAATCAACCGTTGAAACATTATTTTCACTCCCACTTCCAAAACCGGATAGACTATACGCATTTCCTCCGCTTACTCGAATGCCGGGGCCGACATAGGATGTTTTCCATCTCGACGCTTGCTTTGCGCGATTAAAACTAAAATTATTAATATCTTCAATGCAAAGCACGATTAGCGCATCACGATTCTGGGTTGGATCCAAAGCAATGATTCCATCAGCCTTGCTTTCGCAAATTGCTCTGTCTGCTTCGGCAATCGTACTGCCACTGAATACAATCCAGCCAACCGTCGCATTCCATGCCTTACCCTTAAACTCATTCTTCGCAGGGTCGTAGAGAAGACCATACTCAATTTTCCGCTGATCCCCTTCCTTTGTATCGCATCCTGTCTTCTGGTCTGATGCCGCAGTCCAGGTGTCAGGGGAAAGGCACACCCAGCCATTGTCGTCTTTTTTACCTTCAAGCGATAGTATTTTTATCCAACCCTTTACTTTGTTTGCTGCGGTCTTATTGCACTCAGCTTCGATTTCTTTGCGCAAATCGTCATTTTTCTTCGCTTGTTCTCTCGCTTTAGCGGCACATTCGGTCGGACTTGGATCTTTGTAAACTTGTACATAGGGGGTAGTGCCATCTGGCGCATTATTAAACCCTCCGCGATCTTTACAGGTTTTCCCCCAGCAGATATAGCCAAAGCGCGACCACGACCAGCCTGTCACATTCCCGAGAGGAGAACCCTTTCGCACATACTTCAAACCAAGCCCGCACGAACGCCTCGTACTTCCAAGATTGATATCAAAATGTTGTGCAATCCAGCCCATGGTGGAATTCCACGCTTTTCCGCCAAGCTTTACAGAATCACTGCCGGGTATACAACCATCATCTTCAGCAACAACCGGCCTGCCACTATACAGAGCCAGGGATATCAAAAAAATGCTAAGCGTTGCTATGCTTATGAAAAAAAGTATCTTTGTCCGCATGGCGGTCAGAATGGTTATGACTAACTTGATTTTTCCCTCTTTATAGTATATCCTACTTTTATGGAAGACACTACACTCGGCATACAGGAACTCATTGAACAATCGACTACTCACTTGCACAGAGTTCTTGTTCAGGCTGCCCAAATTGCCGCAGCGCAAGGAAAACGCAAAATAGAACCTTCGCATTTGTTTTTTGGTATCACCAACGAAGCAGAAATTTTTATTACGCATCTTGTACTGCGAAATACCGACCTTCCCGCTGTACATCTGCCCAAAAGCCGCATCGACCTCTCTATCAAAAGTCGCAAAATCCTAGAAAGTGCTGCAACGCTTGCCTACAATTTCCACCACACCCTTGTTGATATCCCTCATTTGTTCATGAGCCTTCTTTCCAGTAAAGACGAGCATATTCAGAGCATTCTCAAAGAATACCAAATCGATCCGCAAAGGGTGTATACGCACCTTGAATCACTTTTAAAAAACTCGGCAACAATCGGCGATTTACTCGACTATTTCATGCCTCAAGCAGAAAGCCCTTCGACCGCTCAGCAGGAAAATTCCCAGCACAACCACGATACCCAGCAGCCTGCAAAGGCAAGAAGGATTACTGCGCTTGAATATTTTTCCATTCAACTGACCGATAAACACCAGGCAGCACTCATTGACCCCGTTATCGGCCGCGAACGTGAAATTGATCGGCTTATGCGCATCTTGGCGCGCCGCACTAAAAACAATCCCATCCTCGTCGGCGCACCCGGCGTGGGAAAGACAGCCATCGTTGAGGGACTTGCCAAGCGCATTGCAGAAGGAAATGTACCGTCGGTATTCCGTTCCAAAAAAATCTGTTCTCTCAACTTAACATCACTTGTTGCCGGCAGCGCCTTCCGCGGCGAACTTGAAATGAGGTTTAAGCAGCTTTTGGATGACGTGAAGCAAGATGAAAACGTCATACTGTTTATCGATGAAATACACAACCTTGTGGGCGCAGGATCATCAAATGGCGCGCTTGATGCGGCAAATATTCTGAAACCAGCGCTTGCACGGGGCGAACTGCGCTGTATTGGAGCCACCACACCGCAGGAATATAAGAAATACATTGAGGAAGACCCCGCACTCGAACGCAGATTTCAGCCGATACTCATTGAACAACCCTCTTTGGAAGAATCAATTGCCATTATCAATGGCTTGGTCCCCCACTATGAACAGTATCACAGAGTATCTGTCGCACCCGAGGCAGTTCGAGCATCGGTACACCTTTCTGATCGCTATATCACCGACAAAAACCTACCGGATAAGGCACTGGACCTTATTGATGAAGCTGCTGCAAAAATAAAAATAGAATCAACGCGCTACCCGCTTATCCAATCCCTTGAACAGGCGGAATTCCAGGCGGGTGAACTGGTCAAACAGCGTGAAGCGTATTATGCGCAGAACGAACTTGTGCGCGCCAATTTTGTGCAAATTCAAGAAGCGGAAGTCCAGATGGTAATTCAGACGCTTCAAAAGCAG
Protein-coding sequences here:
- the pilM gene encoding type IV pilus assembly protein PilM, with the translated sequence MGLFGKKEVSVIGVDIGTSSIKLIELRKKEGVAELVTYGFVDHFEGEILGIERQDTTAIAHFINQIFQKSQCSTASAIAALPTYSVFTSLMTLPAMKKEELASAIHWEAKKIIPLPLEEIVLDYRILNAPPKKGGFGISIGKKKKEESKEPEEQPQYKILVTGASREMVNRYTEIFQKSGLTLKSLETEMFAIARALVGDDTGEHMIVEIGAATTDLIIVENAVPFLGRSIESGGYAMTRAIMNSLNINQKRAEQLKRDIGLLSYDESSGAGGVPDILKSSIEPILHEIRYTLDLYRDHAVKPSDKATGAIEKIILTGGTALLPGIADYFSKVLDMRVVLGDPWERVHFQQDLKPLLATIGPKFSVSIGLALREVL
- a CDS encoding ATP-dependent Clp protease ATP-binding subunit, with the translated sequence MEDTTLGIQELIEQSTTHLHRVLVQAAQIAAAQGKRKIEPSHLFFGITNEAEIFITHLVLRNTDLPAVHLPKSRIDLSIKSRKILESAATLAYNFHHTLVDIPHLFMSLLSSKDEHIQSILKEYQIDPQRVYTHLESLLKNSATIGDLLDYFMPQAESPSTAQQENSQHNHDTQQPAKARRITALEYFSIQLTDKHQAALIDPVIGREREIDRLMRILARRTKNNPILVGAPGVGKTAIVEGLAKRIAEGNVPSVFRSKKICSLNLTSLVAGSAFRGELEMRFKQLLDDVKQDENVILFIDEIHNLVGAGSSNGALDAANILKPALARGELRCIGATTPQEYKKYIEEDPALERRFQPILIEQPSLEESIAIINGLVPHYEQYHRVSVAPEAVRASVHLSDRYITDKNLPDKALDLIDEAAAKIKIESTRYPLIQSLEQAEFQAGELVKQREAYYAQNELVRANFVQIQEAEVQMVIQTLQKQLEGHDTRTIGRITPEQIADIISSTTGIPISSLIRSEREELLNLEDLLSEKIIGQLEAKRLIANSLRRAKAGLRQSGRPIASFLFLGPSGVGKTELAKELSRLMFGKQGLVKLDMSEFSESFTISRLIGAPSGYIGYKEGGRLTESVKAHPHSLVLFDEIEKAHPRILNILLQILEDGCLTDAAGKKVDFSNTLIILTSNIGAKLFSEDKRLGFASSREKTYSAPHDAIQKELKECLSPELLSRLTHTVVFDPLKNEDLLQIAQLHMSSINTRLNEQGVVVTWTPKTCQHIISCAQQQESQGARHLRTIIEQEVEHAIAELLLRNPDKRGTILCDVRKSALYTKWK
- a CDS encoding ATPase, T2SS/T4P/T4SS family — translated: MPLITPFNQSQQKLFQFLLEKKAVAGDKIQIILDEARKSHTDPEELLVKRGLLSAKDLAAAKGELYGLPFIDLEKEKVSFEILSTIPQTVAENYSLVLFEKKDKEVKIALVDPSDFRALEAIDFWVKSEGYKHKLYITTLAGYRNVLRGYVEFKHEVATALKTLETEKVVVAKRPRLSEIIRKAPIAQIVASIIQEAVSVGTSDIHIEPAQDESRIRFRIDGVLQTFLTLSATHHANIVARIKVLAQLKIDETRIPQDGRIRFVAYGEDVNLRVSTLPMLGMHEKVVMRILPTTEKVFTPEELGFWQHPLDALKKIMERPSGVVLVSGPTGSGKSTTLFAVLSALNKEGVNITTLEDPVEYFMKGVNQVQINTEVGLTFAGGLRAILRQDPNIVMVGEIRDRETAELATQAALTGHFMLSTIHAKDVLGVIPRLIDMGVEPFLIAASLNTIFAQRLVRKLCQECKKAADLPPHLEKEFRTEIEAITSKDILTDIPLGASLQFYRPGGCDKCKNSGYKGRTVVSEVLGMSPQLEELMGRKFSVDELQKEMKRQGHVTFKQDAILKGLRGFTSIEEILRISRGD